A single Theropithecus gelada isolate Dixy chromosome 7b, Tgel_1.0, whole genome shotgun sequence DNA region contains:
- the LOC112628330 gene encoding NADH dehydrogenase [ubiquinone] 1 alpha subcomplex subunit 5-like isoform X1, giving the protein MAGVLKKTTGLVGLAVCNTPHERLSILYTKILDVLAEIPKNAAYRKYTEQITNEKLAMVKAAEHELILARKMRDWKPWEPLVEEPPADQWKWPI; this is encoded by the coding sequence ATGGCGGGTGTACTGAAGAAGACCACTGGCCTTGTGGGATTGGCTGTGTGCAATACTCCACACGAGAGGCTAAGTATATTGTACACAAAGATTCTTGATGTTCTTGCGGAAATCCCTAAAAATGCAGCATATAGAAAGTATACAGAACAGATTACAAATGAGAAGCTGGCTATGGTTAAAGCGGCTGAACATGAACTAATTCTGGCAAGAAAAATGAGGGACTGGAAACCATGGGAGCCATTAGTGGAAGAGCCTCCTGCCGATCAGTGGAAATGGCCAATATAA
- the LOC112628330 gene encoding NADH dehydrogenase [ubiquinone] 1 alpha subcomplex subunit 5-like isoform X2 codes for MAGVLKKTTGLVGLAVCNTPHERLSILKYTEQITNEKLAMVKAAEHELILARKMRDWKPWEPLVEEPPADQWKWPI; via the exons ATGGCGGGTGTACTGAAGAAGACCACTGGCCTTGTGGGATTGGCTGTGTGCAATACTCCACACGAGAGGCTAAGTATATT AAAGTATACAGAACAGATTACAAATGAGAAGCTGGCTATGGTTAAAGCGGCTGAACATGAACTAATTCTGGCAAGAAAAATGAGGGACTGGAAACCATGGGAGCCATTAGTGGAAGAGCCTCCTGCCGATCAGTGGAAATGGCCAATATAA